One Candidatus Methanoperedens sp. DNA segment encodes these proteins:
- a CDS encoding isopropylmalate synthase gives MKIYRSYEDLPKIKLPMGQDIFISDSTIRDGSQMPGIVMKKRHKTEIYEYLHKIGIEKLETFVFNDRDREAAREMLNRGYEFPEVTGWARANPKDIDFVLSMDGIKETGILMSVSDSHVIDKMGLKSREEAEQKYTDALQYAVDHGLKTRAHIEDMTRADNEGFVFPLIRKLLEIDPDCIIRLCDTVGFGIPFPGVDEPYGIPHITQRLLEIGTKNIETHIHDDFGMSVACSIAGYWYGANWSSLTFLGIGERAGNAELEKIALFLIERVEGFEKYDLKSITEFARFMESEIGIRVPRNKSVVGKNIFAHESGIHAAGIIKNPFTYEPYPPEVVGGKRELMIGDSSGLEVIRFKVEEALNELMHVEIRIEKNDTRVKAIQADIQKLYNEEKRISAISDEELKKFVEKYFMLESIIDEHNLNEKMYNRKK, from the coding sequence ATGAAAATATACAGATCATACGAGGATTTACCAAAAATCAAGCTGCCCATGGGACAGGATATCTTTATAAGCGACAGTACGATCCGGGACGGCTCGCAAATGCCAGGAATTGTGATGAAAAAACGGCATAAGACCGAAATATATGAATATCTTCATAAGATCGGGATCGAGAAACTTGAAACTTTTGTCTTTAACGACCGGGACAGGGAAGCTGCCAGGGAAATGCTTAACAGGGGATATGAATTCCCTGAAGTGACAGGATGGGCAAGGGCAAATCCCAAGGACATCGATTTTGTCCTGAGCATGGACGGAATCAAGGAAACAGGTATATTGATGTCTGTTTCGGATTCACATGTCATTGACAAAATGGGTCTTAAGAGCAGGGAAGAAGCCGAACAGAAATATACCGATGCATTACAGTATGCAGTTGACCATGGCCTCAAAACAAGAGCGCATATAGAGGACATGACACGCGCTGATAACGAAGGTTTCGTATTCCCTCTTATCCGGAAACTTCTTGAGATCGATCCTGATTGCATCATCCGGCTTTGCGATACTGTTGGCTTCGGAATACCATTTCCAGGGGTGGATGAGCCATACGGTATTCCTCACATTACACAGCGGCTTTTGGAGATCGGAACAAAAAATATCGAAACCCACATCCACGATGATTTTGGTATGTCGGTAGCGTGTTCCATTGCAGGATACTGGTACGGTGCAAACTGGTCAAGCCTTACTTTCCTCGGGATAGGAGAGCGTGCAGGGAATGCAGAGCTTGAAAAGATAGCTCTTTTCCTGATAGAGAGAGTAGAGGGATTTGAGAAATATGACTTAAAATCCATCACTGAATTTGCGCGATTCATGGAAAGTGAGATAGGAATACGAGTCCCGCGCAACAAATCGGTTGTAGGGAAGAATATTTTTGCGCACGAAAGCGGGATTCATGCTGCGGGGATCATCAAGAACCCGTTTACGTATGAACCTTATCCTCCAGAGGTCGTTGGCGGGAAGAGGGAATTGATGATAGGTGATTCTTCAGGGCTTGAAGTAATTCGTTTCAAGGTTGAAGAGGCGCTTAATGAATTGATGCACGTTGAGATCAGGATCGAAAAGAATGATACGCGTGTAAAGGCTATCCAGGCTGATATCCAGAAATTGTATAATGAAGAGAAACGCATATCAGCTATCTCCGACGAAGAACTGAAGAAATTTGTCGAGAAGTATTTTATGCTTGAATCGATTATTGATGAACATAACCTGAACGAAAAAATGTATAATCGGAAAAAATAA
- a CDS encoding class I SAM-dependent methyltransferase: protein MISPEKCTLCNNSTFYLITFKNDYKKPGKRIYFHCNECDLIFVPEQFHLSPTDEEKRYSLHNNILSNEGYVNMFREKIKLIQQYCPGISSVLDYGCGDEPVLVELLKQEAYDCDGYDLYFHPDFPVRSYDLVISTEVFEHFRDIRNELTKIHSLLKQGGFLAVMTLLHGHVEDFENWWYHSDPTHICFFSMKTFDWISKQFGFEIIYSNQKNFIILKLK, encoded by the coding sequence ATGATCTCACCGGAAAAATGTACTCTTTGTAATAATTCCACTTTTTATCTCATAACATTTAAAAATGATTACAAAAAACCTGGTAAACGAATTTATTTCCACTGCAATGAATGTGACCTGATCTTTGTACCTGAACAATTCCATCTTTCGCCCACAGATGAAGAAAAGCGATATTCGCTTCACAATAATATACTTTCAAATGAAGGTTATGTGAACATGTTCCGGGAAAAAATAAAACTTATACAGCAATATTGCCCGGGCATAAGCTCAGTACTTGATTATGGGTGTGGTGATGAACCTGTCCTGGTTGAGTTACTGAAACAAGAGGCATATGATTGTGATGGCTACGACCTTTATTTCCATCCTGATTTTCCAGTAAGATCATATGACCTCGTCATTTCTACAGAGGTTTTCGAGCATTTCAGGGATATCAGGAATGAGTTGACAAAAATACATTCACTTCTAAAACAGGGAGGATTTCTTGCTGTTATGACATTACTTCATGGCCATGTAGAGGATTTTGAAAATTGGTGGTATCATAGTGATCCAACACACATTTGTTTTTTCAGCATGAAAACGTTTGATTGGATCTCAAAGCAATTTGGATTTGAGATAATTTATTCGAATCAAAAAAATTTTATAATATTAAAGCTAAAATAA
- a CDS encoding pyridoxamine 5'-phosphate oxidase: MVKMPSDIKDIVAKQKPLPIATADKSGKPNVVFVTMWKILDDETILFVDNFFNKTRKNIEANPNMAIVAYDGDAKKSYQIKGTVDIENKGERFASAREMADSKKLPGKSALIFHVKEIYDATYGPNAGKKLA; the protein is encoded by the coding sequence ATGGTGAAAATGCCTTCAGATATAAAGGATATTGTCGCAAAGCAAAAACCGTTGCCTATAGCGACAGCAGATAAGAGTGGGAAACCCAACGTAGTATTTGTTACAATGTGGAAGATACTTGATGATGAAACAATATTATTTGTGGATAATTTCTTCAACAAGACACGAAAAAACATTGAAGCAAATCCCAATATGGCGATCGTTGCTTATGATGGCGACGCCAAGAAATCCTACCAGATAAAAGGAACTGTGGATATAGAGAATAAAGGGGAAAGGTTTGCAAGCGCCAGAGAAATGGCAGATTCGAAGAAATTACCAGGCAAGTCCGCACTCATATTCCATGTGAAAGAGATATACGACGCAACATATGGTCCGAATGCAGGGAAAAAACTTGCTTAA
- a CDS encoding CBS domain-containing protein, whose amino-acid sequence MFLPAPDDIKKLRLELNLTQHVLASRAGVSQPLIARIESGDVDPRLSTLRKIFNVFDEARKEKIDVRKIMHPSVIHTSSDRSVEEAARIMEEHGYSQMPVIDNGVPVGSISSDQIVRSMTDHDLRKVSHLFVIDIMGDSFPTISPTTDANTVSRILEKNPAVLVLEMGKVIGVVTKHDIMKMLRV is encoded by the coding sequence ATGTTTCTTCCAGCTCCGGATGATATAAAGAAATTGAGGCTTGAACTAAATCTGACCCAGCATGTACTCGCTTCACGTGCGGGTGTAAGCCAGCCTCTTATTGCCCGCATAGAATCGGGAGATGTTGATCCCAGGCTTTCAACGCTTCGTAAAATATTCAATGTTTTTGATGAGGCACGTAAAGAAAAGATCGACGTCAGGAAAATTATGCATCCTTCTGTTATTCATACAAGTTCAGATCGTTCAGTTGAGGAGGCTGCCAGGATCATGGAAGAACATGGGTATTCACAGATGCCTGTTATCGACAATGGCGTTCCTGTCGGGAGTATATCATCTGATCAGATAGTCCGCTCAATGACAGATCATGACCTCAGGAAAGTGTCACATCTTTTCGTCATAGACATCATGGGTGACTCTTTTCCTACGATTTCCCCGACAACAGATGCCAATACGGTTTCAAGGATACTTGAAAAGAATCCCGCGGTCCTGGTGTTAGAAATGGGTAAGGTTATAGGTGTTGTCACCAAACACGACATTATGAAGATGCTAAGGGTGTAA
- a CDS encoding histone deacetylase: MAHLKETGMLEKLELVEPGRARVEEIEYIHPKDYIEKARRYSELGMPLDPDTVLSGDSYEVALLAAGGAITAVDSVIDALDSSFALVRPPGHHATPNRGMGFCIFNNVAIAARHARKRGKKRVLIVDWDVHHGNGTQDAFYDDPSVLYFSTHQYPHYPGTGWLDETGTGDGEGYNINVPLPAGTDDSGFIAAFEEILVPAAREFHPDIVLISAGFDACNKDGLAQMRMSVEGFSVLASVVRSIARENCGGKVAAVLEGGYNLDLLAHCVAAVLDVFMGKETQRKQYEVTPQVRARLDEVKKIQRKFRDL; the protein is encoded by the coding sequence ATGGCCCACCTGAAAGAAACAGGTATGCTGGAGAAGCTGGAACTGGTCGAGCCAGGGCGTGCGCGAGTTGAAGAAATCGAGTATATACATCCTAAAGATTATATCGAAAAAGCCAGGAGATATTCCGAACTTGGGATGCCTCTTGACCCTGATACTGTTTTATCCGGGGATTCATATGAAGTAGCACTTCTTGCAGCGGGAGGGGCCATAACAGCTGTTGATTCTGTTATCGATGCACTTGATTCTTCATTCGCTCTTGTAAGACCGCCAGGGCATCACGCAACCCCAAACAGGGGAATGGGATTTTGCATATTCAACAATGTCGCCATTGCGGCTCGCCATGCCCGGAAAAGGGGTAAAAAGCGTGTGCTGATCGTGGACTGGGATGTGCATCACGGGAACGGGACACAGGATGCGTTTTACGATGATCCGTCGGTATTGTATTTTTCAACCCACCAGTATCCGCATTATCCTGGTACCGGATGGCTCGATGAAACAGGTACTGGCGATGGGGAGGGATATAACATTAATGTGCCTCTACCTGCAGGAACAGATGATTCAGGTTTCATCGCTGCATTTGAGGAGATACTTGTCCCGGCAGCTCGTGAATTCCATCCTGACATCGTGTTGATTTCAGCGGGTTTTGATGCATGCAATAAGGATGGGCTTGCCCAGATGCGAATGAGCGTGGAAGGTTTTTCTGTTCTGGCATCTGTTGTAAGATCGATTGCCAGGGAGAACTGCGGTGGAAAAGTAGCTGCGGTACTTGAAGGAGGTTACAATCTTGATCTTCTTGCGCATTGTGTTGCGGCAGTTCTGGATGTATTCATGGGAAAAGAAACGCAAAGAAAACAGTATGAGGTAACTCCCCAGGTAAGGGCCCGATTAGATGAAGTAAAGAAAATTCAGCGAAAATTCCGGGATCTTTAG
- a CDS encoding CBS domain-containing protein: MKVSEKMTKNPVTVDSSATAKEAADKMKEENIGTVLVTDKGRLTGIVVDRQIITKVIAAGKDPAKVKVSEFMTESPVTANPDMEIEEASKIIGDMGYRRVPVVENEKLIGIISVADIVEHARTCNTCMTNILSEAAKAER; the protein is encoded by the coding sequence ATGAAAGTTAGTGAAAAAATGACTAAAAATCCTGTCACAGTAGATTCTTCAGCTACTGCTAAGGAAGCTGCTGATAAGATGAAAGAAGAGAATATAGGAACAGTACTTGTTACAGACAAAGGTCGTTTAACAGGTATAGTGGTTGACAGGCAAATCATTACGAAGGTAATAGCAGCGGGGAAAGACCCGGCTAAAGTCAAGGTAAGTGAATTCATGACTGAGAGCCCTGTTACAGCCAATCCTGATATGGAAATAGAAGAGGCTTCAAAAATTATTGGAGATATGGGTTACAGGAGAGTTCCGGTTGTGGAAAATGAGAAACTTATTGGAATAATATCTGTTGCCGATATTGTAGAACATGCCAGGACATGCAATACATGTATGACAAATATACTCAGTGAGGCTGCCAAAGCAGAAAGATAA